ATATTTACATCATTCGGGAGTCTACAGAACAGTGAGAGGCAACACAGAGCTCGCCATTCATCCCATATCCTGTCTGTACACGGAGGAACAGCCCCAATGGGTAATATTCTGCGAGTTGATGCACACCACCAAACTCTTCATGAAGGACATAACAGTCATAAAGCAGGAATGGCTCACGGAGCTTGCACCACATTATTATCATAAGATCACAGTAAAAGATAGATTCAATTGAAGATCTTTTGAATAAAGCTAAAAAACAATGCAACAAAGAaaatcaaattcattattactaTTCTTTaaataagttataaagaaaaGGAATAGTTCGGACAGAAAACATGTTTCTAATAAAATTATAATTGAAGAAATCTCACCTTCTTTACCTATTTATCCGCgctaatattttcaacaatgcttCGAAGAACTTTAGATGTCGTGCATTCTGGGAGTTCCTTCACGCAAGCCTTCCCCGACCCAGCCAATGCCCCCACTCTTGGATCAATCGGCAATGTCCCTAGATGTGGAACCTTCGCTAACTCCGCCAGTGCCACTCCTCCTCCTGACGAGAAAATATTCGTACACTCCGAGCAATTAGGACACACAAACCCACTCATATTCTCCACAATCCCAATTATTTTGATTCCGGTTTTCTTGCAAAACGTCACTTCCTTCCGAACGTCCTCCAGTGCCATCTCCTGTGGAGTTGTCACAATGATCGCACCGTCAGCGTTGAccgttttcagattttccataaCGGTGATGTGTTCATCGGATGTCCCCGGTGGAGTATCGATAATCAGGTAATCTAAATCCTCCCAAGCGACATCCTCCAAAAACTGCTTGATCATCGCCGTCTTCTTTGGCCCACGCCAGATTACGGCATCGGTTCGGTTCTTCAGCAGGAATCCTATGGACATGACGGCTAAATTCTTTTCCGCACTCGTGTACACCGGGACCCAACCTTCCTCGCATTGGTGGACATCGTGCTCTTCTAGGCCGAGTAAGTACGGCACACTGGGACCGCACAGATCGATGTCTAGCAGACCGACCTGAGCAGACATTGAAACATgaaattaaagcaaaacaatGTGAAATGATTTTTGATGACTCACCTTGAATGCCGATTCTGAGAGAGTTAGGGCAAGTTGTGTGCTAACTGTTGATTTGCCAACTCCACCCTTTCCCGACAGGACCAGTATTATGTGTTTCACTTTGTCCAGCATGTCACTGTTAAATATTCAGATAAAAATGATAAAGAAAATGAGTA
The nucleotide sequence above comes from Armigeres subalbatus isolate Guangzhou_Male chromosome 3, GZ_Asu_2, whole genome shotgun sequence. Encoded proteins:
- the LOC134225366 gene encoding cytosolic Fe-S cluster assembly factor Nubp2 homolog produces the protein MLDKVKHIILVLSGKGGVGKSTVSTQLALTLSESAFKVGLLDIDLCGPSVPYLLGLEEHDVHQCEEGWVPVYTSAEKNLAVMSIGFLLKNRTDAVIWRGPKKTAMIKQFLEDVAWEDLDYLIIDTPPGTSDEHITVMENLKTVNADGAIIVTTPQEMALEDVRKEVTFCKKTGIKIIGIVENMSGFVCPNCSECTNIFSSGGGVALAELAKVPHLGTLPIDPRVGALAGSGKACVKELPECTTSKVLRSIVENISADK